From a region of the Castanea sativa cultivar Marrone di Chiusa Pesio chromosome 10, ASM4071231v1 genome:
- the LOC142611903 gene encoding uncharacterized protein LOC142611903: MYLTVSKHAVSAMLLRDQGVQQPTYYISKILVDAETRYLPLEKLVLALVYATRKLPYYFQAHTIYVLIEYPLQSLLKRSDFTDRIAKWETRLGFFNIRYRPKSSVKGQVLADFIAEFSSRWEIEMDCHIEVLLWRGFVDGTSNASGVGARIVIITPEGIKLEHSFRLGFRASNNKAEYEAMLVELRVVSDPGAREVARGQNRHSDSLPTLASSLTKEVPRLNKVELVAEPSINVGVGVSLLTTVEPCWMDPIIDFLAKVQVPADEKDAEKAEATNKAIVNGLKRRLESAKGKWAEELPNVLWAYRTTPRRSTGETSFSLTYGAEAVIPIELNLLEEHREPATIRLAEYQQKLARRYNRDVRRREFSADDLVLWKVVGNTQDVNARKLAPTWEGPYRVTAIVGARVYYLEDLNKRPLPRAWNARNLKNWLSGRGGQNWHVPGRLSFKNASNFQVDGLHVRIDFLYQLPHAGGVLIASTDRILDGQRLGEGYLLGVPQRRVVRHPHGLKSSHPALLEIEFSHFMNNRLDRILSVREASIVPLIFTCF; the protein is encoded by the exons ATGTACCTCACGGTGTCCAAGCATGCCGTGAGTGCCATGCTACTAAGAGATCAAGGTGTGCAACAACCAACATACTATATCAGCAAAATCTTGGTCGATGCTGAGACGAGGTATTTACCTCTAGAGAAGTTAGTATTAGCACTAGTTTATGCTACGAGGAAGTTACCCTattattttcaagcccataccATCTATGTACTGATCGAGTATCCTCTGCAATCGTTGTTGAAGAGATCCGATTTCACAGACAGAATAGCTAAGTGGGAAACTCGGCTAGGCTTCTTTAACATCAGGTATAGACCTAAAAGctcggtgaagggtcaggttCTCGCTGACTTCATCGCAGAGTTTTCCTCGAGATGGGAGATAGAGATGGACTGTCACATAGAAGTCCTCCTGTGGAGGGGTTTTGTGGATGGCACGTCTAATGCATCAGGAGTTGGGGCTAGAATTGTAATTATCACCCCTGAAGGAATAAAGCTGGAGCACTCTTTTAGGCTAGGATTTAGAGCTTCTAACAACAAAGCCGAGTATGAAGCCATGCTTGTCGAATTAAGGGTTGTTTCAGACCCAGGAGCAAGGGAA GTAGCTAGGGGACAGAACCGGCACTCTGACTCTTTGCCCACATTGGCGTCGTCGTTGACTAAGGAGGTGCCCCGATTAAACAAAGTGGAGTTGGTAGCTGAGCCGAGTATTAATGTGGGGGTAGGTGTTTCACTCTTAACAACAGTCGAACCATGTTGGATGGATCCGATCATTGACTTTTTAGCCAAGGTTCAGGTGCCAGCAGATGAAAAAGATGCTGAAAAG GCGGAGGCCACCAACAAAGCCATCGTGAACGGATTAAAGAGAAGATTAGAGAGTGCTAAGGGCAAGTGGGccgaagaattgcccaatgtttTGTGGGCATACCGGACAACCCCAAGGAGGTCCACAGGAGAGACTTCATTTTCTCTAACATATGGAGCAGAAGCAGTCATACCAATCGAG TTAAACTTGCTAGAAGAGCATCGAGAGCCGGCAACTATACGACTGGCAGAATACCAGCAAAAGCTTGCTCGGAGATACAATAGAGACGTGAGGAGAAGGGAGTTTAGTGCCGATGATTTGGTACTTTGGAAGGTTGTAGGGAACACACAGGATGTCAATGCTAGAAAATTAGCACCTACCTGGGAGGGACCATATAGAGTAACTGCCATTGTTGGCGCGAGGGTGTACTATTTGGAGGACTTGAACAAAAGACCACTTCCTCGGGCATGGAATGCTCGCAATTTGAAGAA CTGGCTGAGTGGCAGGGGAGGGCAGAACTGGCATGTTCCCGGTAGGCTAAGCTTCAAGAATGCTAGTAACTTCCAGGTCGATGGCCTCCATGTGAGAATCGATTTCCTGTACCAACTCCCTCATGCTGGGGGTGTCCTCATCGCTAGCACCGACAGGATTTTGGATGGGCAGAGGCTCGGGGAAGGGTATCTACTCGGGGTTCCTCAACGAAGAGTCGTCCGGCACCCCCATGGCTTGAAGAGTAGCCATCCAGCCCTCCTGGAAATCGAGTTTTCGCACTTCATGAACAACCGACTCGACAGAATTCTCAGCGTCCGTGAAGCTAGCATTGTACCACTTATCTTCACATGCTTCTAA